The Mucilaginibacter mallensis genome has a segment encoding these proteins:
- a CDS encoding C40 family peptidase yields the protein MRRAFTLIILLVLCAAMAVTAYAGKPRRHKHKEREQNEHIQVVTNDSVKSDTLLSFAQTLLGVRYRPASSDPVYGFDCSGFVNYVFKNFSFTIPRSSEDFVNVGENINIEDARPGDIILFKGTKSHHPHGVGHMGIVYCNDGGDLKFIHSTSGKEYCVTISAMTDTYKRRFVKVIRLLKQNDLQL from the coding sequence ATGAGAAGAGCTTTTACCCTGATTATTCTTTTAGTTTTGTGCGCTGCTATGGCTGTAACCGCCTATGCCGGAAAACCACGACGCCATAAACATAAGGAAAGAGAGCAAAACGAGCATATACAGGTTGTTACCAACGATAGTGTTAAATCAGACACCCTTTTATCATTTGCACAAACATTACTGGGCGTACGCTATCGTCCCGCATCATCCGATCCTGTTTACGGGTTTGATTGCTCGGGTTTTGTGAACTACGTATTTAAAAATTTCAGCTTTACTATTCCGCGCTCATCGGAGGATTTTGTAAACGTGGGTGAAAATATCAATATTGAAGATGCGCGCCCCGGCGATATTATCTTATTTAAAGGTACCAAAAGCCATCATCCGCATGGTGTGGGGCATATGGGCATAGTATATTGTAATGATGGCGGCGATCTTAAATTCATCCACTCCACATCAGGCAAAGAATACTGCGTTACTATCAGCGCCATGACCGATACTTACAAACGCCGATTTGTAAAGGTGATACGTTTGCTGAAACAGAACGATCTGCAGCTGTAG
- a CDS encoding TonB-dependent receptor has translation MKNLFVAIFALLLPVMASAQFSVSGKITDGQTGTTLPGATVTIQNSTASAVADAFGKYTINNLNADTYTLKVSYIGYQTSTQKIVLNANTSTNFILTASTVLTDEVTVSGTRAAVNSPTAYTNLSRKDIQKNNLGQDLPFLLNQTPSVVVTSDAGAGIGYTGIHIRGSDATRINVTINGIPYNDSEEQGVYFVDLPDFASSVDNIQIQRGVGTSTNGAGAFGASINIQTTTRRDTAYLELNNSAGSYGTVKNTINIGTGLLGGKFSFDGRLSRIYSDGYIDRAFSNLKSYFLSGAYYGKNTLIRFNTFSGTEHTYQAWDGINEDSLRAGNRTYNDLGIIGNPSDNNFYKNQTDNYTQDHYQLLVDQKISDKISFNGALHYTHGYGYYEEYQNADSIKNYGLVPNKGDTTTDLTRRLWLNNKFYGVTYNFKYAAQKNLNFDLGGAYNEYRGAHYDNIEWTQQYTGTPPDYQYARDDAFKTDFNIYGKVDYRIDKLTLYADMQYRHISYSFLGFNDQLQNVQQQVKLDFFNPKAGLSYQIDTKNNLYASFAVGNHEPDRDDYTQSTPADRPKPENLKDFELGYRTQMGAFTGGINAFYMLYYNQLVLTGQLNDVGDQNRSNVKNSFREGLEFDGRLRITNQLTWSATASWSANKVKDFNQYLLDNDNGQMVNYQYKETDIAFSPDFVGSSEISYVPAKGAEIAFISKYVSRQYLDNTSNINPPGYAAADPTSNRYLNSYFVNGIRLSYNFSIKSVKNIGVSLLINNIFNEQYEANGATYPDIDGGKVVNNNYFFAQAPANFLVGLNLKF, from the coding sequence TTGAAAAATTTATTTGTGGCGATCTTCGCCCTGCTGTTGCCCGTCATGGCATCGGCCCAATTCTCCGTCTCCGGTAAAATTACCGACGGGCAAACCGGCACAACGCTGCCCGGCGCCACCGTTACTATCCAAAATTCAACAGCCAGCGCTGTTGCTGATGCTTTCGGAAAGTACACGATCAACAACCTGAATGCAGATACTTACACCTTAAAAGTTTCCTACATTGGTTACCAAACATCCACCCAAAAAATTGTATTGAATGCAAACACCTCTACTAATTTTATTTTAACTGCCAGCACCGTATTAACAGATGAAGTTACTGTAAGCGGTACCCGCGCGGCAGTAAATTCACCAACCGCTTATACCAATTTAAGCCGGAAGGATATTCAAAAGAATAACCTCGGCCAGGACCTGCCATTTCTGCTGAACCAGACGCCATCTGTAGTTGTTACATCAGATGCCGGTGCAGGTATTGGTTATACCGGTATCCACATCCGTGGTTCAGATGCTACACGTATAAACGTTACCATTAACGGTATACCGTATAACGACTCTGAAGAACAAGGCGTTTATTTCGTCGATCTGCCGGATTTTGCCTCATCGGTTGATAATATCCAGATCCAGCGCGGGGTAGGTACATCAACCAATGGCGCGGGAGCTTTTGGGGCGAGTATCAACATACAAACTACCACCCGCCGCGATACTGCTTATCTCGAGCTGAATAATTCAGCAGGCTCTTACGGTACAGTAAAGAATACCATTAATATAGGTACGGGTTTGTTAGGGGGCAAGTTCAGTTTTGACGGCAGGTTGTCGCGCATTTATTCTGATGGTTATATTGATAGGGCTTTCTCAAACCTTAAATCCTACTTTTTAAGTGGTGCTTATTACGGTAAAAATACGCTGATCAGGTTCAATACTTTTTCGGGTACGGAGCATACCTACCAGGCCTGGGACGGTATAAATGAGGATAGTTTAAGGGCTGGAAACCGCACTTATAATGATTTAGGTATTATAGGCAACCCCAGCGATAATAACTTTTATAAAAATCAAACCGATAACTATACGCAGGATCATTACCAGTTATTGGTAGACCAAAAGATCTCGGATAAAATATCCTTTAATGGCGCATTACACTACACGCACGGCTATGGCTATTACGAGGAATACCAAAATGCCGATTCTATCAAAAATTATGGCTTAGTGCCGAATAAGGGCGATACTACAACTGATCTTACCCGCAGGCTGTGGCTCAATAATAAATTTTATGGCGTTACCTATAACTTTAAATACGCGGCTCAAAAAAATCTGAACTTTGATTTGGGCGGTGCTTATAATGAATACCGTGGCGCGCATTATGATAATATTGAGTGGACCCAGCAATACACCGGTACGCCACCCGATTACCAGTATGCCCGTGATGATGCCTTTAAAACCGATTTCAATATTTATGGCAAGGTTGATTATCGCATAGATAAATTAACGCTGTACGCCGATATGCAGTACCGCCATATCTCTTATTCGTTTTTAGGATTTAATGATCAGTTACAGAATGTGCAGCAGCAGGTTAAGCTTGATTTCTTTAACCCCAAAGCGGGTCTTTCTTACCAGATCGATACTAAAAATAATTTGTATGCCTCATTTGCGGTTGGTAACCATGAGCCTGATCGGGATGATTACACCCAATCAACCCCTGCCGACCGCCCTAAACCTGAAAACTTAAAAGATTTTGAGCTGGGCTACCGCACGCAGATGGGGGCATTTACCGGTGGCATTAACGCATTTTATATGCTGTACTATAATCAGCTGGTGTTAACCGGCCAGTTAAATGATGTAGGCGATCAAAACCGCAGCAACGTAAAAAATAGCTTCCGCGAAGGTTTGGAGTTTGATGGCAGGCTGCGTATCACTAATCAGTTAACCTGGAGCGCTACTGCATCATGGAGCGCCAACAAGGTTAAGGACTTTAACCAGTATTTGTTAGACAATGATAATGGCCAGATGGTGAACTATCAGTATAAAGAAACTGATATCGCATTTTCGCCTGATTTTGTTGGCTCAAGCGAGATCAGCTATGTACCGGCAAAAGGCGCGGAAATTGCTTTCATCAGCAAATATGTAAGCAGGCAATATCTGGATAATACATCCAACATTAACCCGCCGGGCTATGCAGCTGCCGATCCAACCTCCAATCGTTACCTGAACAGCTATTTTGTTAACGGGATTAGGTTGAGCTATAATTTCAGTATCAAATCGGTTAAAAATATTGGTGTAAGCCTGTTGATTAATAATATTTTCAATGAACAGTATGAAGCTAACGGTGCTACTTATCCTGATATTGACGGCGGCAAGGTGGTTAATAATAACTACTTCTTTGCCCAGGCACCTGCAAACTTTTTGGTAGGGTTGAATTTGAAGTTTTAG
- the pafA gene encoding alkaline phosphatase PafA: MKIKYLLFLAFSCTVLTVSAQTKKKKTTTTVTTDPAALPRPKLVVGIVVDQMRWDYLYRFYDRYQNNGFKRLLNEGFSCENTQVDYIPTFTGPGHSCIYTGSVPAIHGIAGNDYIIQATGKSMYCAEDTSVQTVGSASKAGQMSPRNLLTTTVTDELRLATNFRSKVIGIALKDRGGILPAGHTANAAYWFDDKTGNWITSTYYMQDLPQWAKDFNDQKLAETYLKLDWNTLYPIDTYIQSTPDNSKYEGKFKGTDAPTLPVKTSALYKSAGLGLIRSTPYGNTITLDMAVAAINGEELGQHDVTDFLAMSLSSPDYIGHQFGINAVEIEDTYLRLDREIANFLTFLDAKVGKGNYTVFLTADHGAAHNTAFLNDHNIPAGTWDEAATLKDLNKVLLDKFKVDSLVISLGNYQVNLNYRILNYLHLDEDAVKKECIKYLQKLPYVAFAVDMAKAQSANIPEQLRTRIINGYSAKNSGAIQIILDPAWFTGHGSGDGGPTGTTHGTWNPYDNHIPLVFMGWGINHGSATRETHMTDIAPTIAALLHIQAPNGSIGVPISEVIKK; this comes from the coding sequence ATGAAAATTAAATACCTGCTTTTTTTAGCGTTCTCATGTACGGTGCTAACAGTGTCGGCACAAACAAAAAAGAAAAAAACGACTACTACTGTTACCACTGACCCTGCCGCATTGCCCCGCCCAAAACTGGTTGTAGGTATAGTGGTTGACCAAATGCGCTGGGATTACCTATACCGTTTTTATGATCGCTATCAAAATAATGGTTTTAAACGTTTGCTTAACGAGGGTTTTAGCTGCGAAAATACCCAGGTTGATTATATACCTACCTTTACCGGTCCCGGCCATAGCTGTATATATACAGGATCGGTACCTGCCATACATGGTATCGCAGGTAATGATTATATCATTCAGGCTACAGGCAAGTCAATGTATTGTGCTGAAGACACCAGCGTACAAACCGTAGGCAGCGCATCAAAGGCAGGGCAGATGTCGCCACGTAATTTGCTGACGACTACTGTTACAGATGAGTTAAGGCTAGCTACTAATTTCCGCTCTAAAGTGATAGGCATCGCGTTAAAAGACCGCGGTGGAATTTTGCCTGCGGGCCATACCGCAAATGCCGCTTACTGGTTTGATGATAAAACCGGCAACTGGATCACCAGCACCTATTATATGCAGGATCTGCCACAATGGGCAAAGGATTTTAATGATCAAAAACTTGCTGAAACCTACTTGAAACTTGATTGGAACACGCTTTATCCTATTGATACCTACATACAAAGCACACCGGATAACAGCAAATATGAAGGCAAATTTAAAGGAACTGATGCGCCTACTTTACCGGTAAAAACATCAGCTTTATATAAGTCGGCAGGCTTAGGCTTGATCCGCTCAACACCTTATGGCAATACCATAACACTTGATATGGCGGTTGCAGCCATCAACGGCGAGGAACTGGGCCAGCACGATGTAACCGACTTTTTAGCCATGAGCTTATCATCGCCTGATTATATTGGTCATCAGTTTGGTATAAACGCGGTTGAGATTGAAGATACCTACCTGCGTTTGGACCGCGAGATTGCAAACTTTTTAACTTTCCTTGATGCTAAGGTGGGTAAAGGTAATTACACAGTTTTCCTGACTGCCGACCACGGTGCTGCACATAACACCGCATTTTTAAATGACCATAATATCCCGGCGGGTACATGGGATGAGGCTGCAACTTTAAAAGATCTGAACAAAGTTTTGCTGGATAAATTTAAGGTTGATTCATTGGTTATAAGCTTAGGCAATTACCAGGTGAACCTGAATTATCGCATTCTGAATTACCTGCACCTTGATGAAGATGCGGTAAAAAAAGAATGTATTAAATACCTGCAAAAACTGCCTTATGTAGCCTTTGCAGTTGATATGGCTAAGGCACAATCAGCAAATATTCCTGAGCAATTGCGCACCCGCATTATTAATGGTTACAGCGCAAAAAATAGCGGTGCGATACAAATTATACTTGATCCGGCTTGGTTTACGGGCCACGGCTCAGGCGATGGCGGCCCAACAGGCACAACGCACGGCACCTGGAACCCATATGATAACCATATTCCGCTGGTATTTATGGGCTGGGGTATTAACCACGGCAGCGCCACCCGCGAAACACATATGACCGATATTGCACCAACCATTGCCGCGTTATTACACATACAAGCACCAAACGGCAGTATTGGCGTGCCAATAAGTGAAGTGATAAAAAAATAG
- a CDS encoding thiamine phosphate synthase has translation MKKYISKFHYLTQDLPHRTHVEQAEIACAAGANWLQYRCLTKTDDELIEEINQIADICDEWGITLIITNHYHLLDQVDAQGVHIEDFDADFKAIREVIGEDKTLGGSATHIDALLRVQATGVVDYCGYGPFAHTDTKPNNSPLLGFDGYRQLQKHNIEIPAIAVGGIQLTDVEHLLETGIYGIAVSAAVNKAVDPGRALKEFYKKVY, from the coding sequence ATGAAAAAATACATATCCAAATTCCATTACCTCACACAGGATCTCCCGCATCGCACACATGTTGAGCAGGCGGAGATAGCTTGTGCCGCTGGGGCAAACTGGTTACAATACCGTTGCCTCACTAAAACCGACGATGAGCTGATTGAAGAAATAAACCAGATAGCTGATATATGCGATGAGTGGGGTATAACCCTAATTATCACCAACCACTATCATTTACTGGATCAGGTTGATGCGCAGGGCGTACATATTGAAGATTTTGATGCCGATTTTAAAGCCATACGCGAAGTTATAGGCGAGGATAAAACATTAGGTGGTTCAGCAACCCATATTGATGCCTTGCTGCGGGTACAAGCCACAGGCGTTGTTGATTATTGCGGTTACGGTCCGTTCGCGCATACCGATACCAAGCCTAATAATAGTCCGCTGCTGGGTTTTGACGGTTACCGCCAGTTACAAAAGCATAATATTGAAATACCTGCAATAGCGGTAGGCGGTATACAGCTTACCGATGTAGAGCATTTGCTGGAAACGGGTATCTATGGTATCGCAGTATCGGCTGCAGTTAATAAAGCAGTTGATCCGGGCAGAGCATTGAAGGAGTTTTATAAGAAGGTATATTAA
- the gap gene encoding type I glyceraldehyde-3-phosphate dehydrogenase gives MKIAINGFGRIGRIFLRNIIAKPGIEVVAINDLTDAHTLAHLFKYDSVHRGFNGTVTADDEHLYINGKKIKILVERDPSLLPWKELGIDLVIESTGKFTSRIGAEQHLAAGAKQVIISAPSADRSVPTVVLGVNDGLVDLHSPVLSNASCTTNNVAVMVKILDENWGIIDGYITTVHSMTGDQSLHDAPHKDLRRARAASASIIPTTTGAAKAITAIFPHLNGKLGGAGIRVPVLNGSLTDFTCSLKKQPTVHEINEAFKQAASGPMKDILEYTEDPIVSTDILGNPHSCIFDAQLTSVIGGLTKVVGWYDNEMGYSSRLVDLVDEISKL, from the coding sequence ATGAAAATTGCCATAAACGGATTCGGAAGGATAGGGAGAATATTTTTAAGAAATATTATAGCTAAGCCCGGTATTGAGGTTGTTGCTATCAACGATCTTACCGATGCGCATACGCTTGCCCATTTGTTTAAATACGACTCGGTACACCGTGGCTTTAATGGTACGGTTACTGCCGATGATGAGCACCTGTATATCAACGGTAAAAAAATTAAGATACTGGTAGAGCGCGACCCATCGCTGTTGCCTTGGAAAGAACTGGGTATCGACCTGGTTATTGAATCAACCGGGAAATTTACTTCACGTATTGGGGCTGAGCAGCATTTAGCCGCAGGAGCAAAGCAGGTAATTATTTCGGCGCCTTCGGCAGACAGAAGTGTGCCTACTGTGGTGCTGGGCGTAAACGATGGTTTGGTTGATTTGCATTCGCCTGTATTGTCCAATGCATCGTGCACAACCAACAACGTTGCTGTAATGGTGAAAATACTGGATGAGAACTGGGGGATTATAGATGGCTACATCACCACTGTACACTCCATGACGGGTGATCAAAGCCTACATGATGCCCCGCATAAGGATTTGCGCAGGGCCAGGGCAGCATCAGCATCTATTATACCGACCACTACCGGCGCGGCAAAAGCTATTACTGCTATTTTTCCGCATTTAAATGGTAAGCTTGGCGGAGCGGGTATCCGTGTTCCTGTATTGAATGGCTCTTTAACTGATTTTACCTGTAGTTTAAAAAAGCAGCCAACCGTTCATGAAATTAACGAAGCCTTTAAACAGGCGGCCAGTGGGCCAATGAAAGATATATTGGAATATACTGAAGATCCTATTGTGTCAACCGATATACTGGGTAACCCGCACAGCTGTATTTTTGATGCGCAGCTTACCTCAGTAATTGGTGGGTTGACAAAAGTTGTTGGCTGGTATGATAACGAAATGGGTTACTCCAGCCGCTTGGTTGATCTTGTTGATGAGATCAGTAAGCTTTAA
- a CDS encoding GNAT family N-acetyltransferase, with amino-acid sequence MINFIEPDELLAVRNIVLREGKLELNECRFPTDTVAGAFHLGYYAAGQLASVVSLHPQNYKDFTSTGYQLRGMATLEQYRGKGLGMLLLNFAIVYLRGQKANYIWCNARKKALKFYMDGGFEIVSPEFEIKGIGPHHVMYLKIQ; translated from the coding sequence ATGATAAATTTTATTGAGCCCGACGAACTACTGGCTGTACGCAACATTGTATTGCGTGAAGGGAAACTTGAATTAAACGAATGCCGTTTCCCAACTGATACGGTTGCCGGGGCTTTTCATCTTGGTTATTATGCCGCCGGGCAACTGGCAAGTGTAGTGTCACTACATCCTCAAAATTATAAGGACTTTACAAGTACCGGTTATCAATTAAGGGGTATGGCTACGTTGGAACAATATCGTGGTAAGGGTTTAGGTATGCTGTTGTTAAATTTTGCTATTGTTTATCTGCGGGGGCAAAAAGCCAATTATATATGGTGCAACGCCCGTAAAAAAGCACTTAAATTTTATATGGATGGCGGATTTGAGATCGTTTCACCCGAATTTGAAATAAAAGGCATTGGCCCGCACCATGTTATGTATTTAAAAATACAGTAA
- a CDS encoding phosphoglycerate kinase, whose product MKTIDQINFAGKRALIRVDFNVPLDENFNITDDNRMTAALPTIKKILKDGGAVILMSHLGRPKDGPTDKYSLKHLVPHLSDLLGQEVEFANDCIGEDAIEKAKKLSKGEVLLLENLRFYKEEEKGDVEFAKKLAALGDVYVNDAFGTAHRAHASTSVIAQFFPNAKYFGYLMAGELANAEKILNNAPKPFTAIMGGSKVSDKIELIEKLLDKVDNLIIGGGMAYTFAKADGGNIGTSLVETDKLDLALSLRQKAKDKGVNLLLPVDNITADAFSNDAHTGLAKTGEIPDGWMGLDIGPETIKLFSKVVEESKTILWNGPMGVFEMEKFLIGTKAIAEAVAKATENGAFSLIGGGDSAAAVAKFGMTDEVSYVSTGGGALLEYMEGKELPGVKAINE is encoded by the coding sequence ATGAAAACTATAGATCAAATTAACTTTGCGGGGAAAAGGGCGCTTATCAGGGTGGATTTTAATGTGCCATTGGATGAGAATTTTAATATCACCGATGATAACCGTATGACGGCTGCTTTGCCAACCATCAAAAAGATCCTGAAGGATGGTGGAGCTGTGATATTAATGTCACACCTGGGCAGGCCAAAAGATGGTCCTACAGATAAATACTCATTAAAGCACCTGGTGCCTCACCTGTCTGATCTGCTTGGCCAGGAAGTTGAGTTTGCTAATGATTGTATTGGCGAAGATGCGATTGAAAAAGCAAAAAAACTATCAAAAGGCGAAGTGCTTTTATTAGAGAACCTTCGTTTTTATAAAGAAGAAGAAAAAGGCGATGTGGAGTTTGCAAAAAAACTGGCTGCATTAGGCGATGTTTATGTAAACGATGCCTTTGGTACTGCTCACCGCGCACATGCTTCAACATCAGTTATAGCGCAGTTTTTCCCTAATGCCAAATATTTTGGCTACCTGATGGCTGGCGAACTTGCCAATGCCGAAAAAATACTGAACAATGCCCCTAAACCTTTTACGGCTATTATGGGCGGTTCAAAAGTATCTGATAAAATTGAACTGATAGAAAAGCTATTGGATAAGGTAGATAACCTGATCATCGGTGGTGGTATGGCTTACACTTTTGCTAAAGCAGATGGTGGTAACATAGGTACTTCATTAGTTGAGACCGACAAATTAGACCTGGCCCTAAGCCTTAGACAGAAAGCGAAAGATAAAGGCGTGAACTTGTTGTTGCCGGTTGATAATATAACGGCCGATGCTTTTTCAAACGATGCTCATACCGGATTAGCCAAAACAGGCGAGATACCTGACGGCTGGATGGGTCTGGATATCGGTCCTGAAACTATCAAGTTGTTTAGTAAAGTAGTTGAAGAATCAAAAACCATTTTATGGAATGGCCCGATGGGTGTATTTGAAATGGAGAAATTCCTGATAGGCACCAAAGCTATTGCTGAAGCAGTTGCAAAAGCTACCGAAAATGGTGCTTTCTCATTAATAGGTGGCGGTGATTCAGCTGCGGCAGTTGCTAAGTTTGGCATGACTGATGAGGTTAGCTACGTATCAACCGGTGGTGGCGCTTTACTTGAGTATATGGAAGGCAAAGAGTTGCCTGGCGTTAAAGCGATAAACGAATAA
- a CDS encoding CocE/NonD family hydrolase, with protein sequence MKKYLLIALSIMLFAATSFNASAQKLQGPDADYIKANYTKYEYQIPMRDGKKLFTSVYVPKDQSKKYPFMMDRTPYSVGPYGTDKYKGSLGPSSLFTHDGYIFVYQDVRGRWMSEGIYQEMTPELESHKTKKDVDEGTDTYDTIDWLLKHIPNNNGKVGVWGISYPGFYTTTSLLSRHPALVAASPQAPIADLYRDDAFHNGAFMLVANFGFYPFFTNRQDDKPTQAQGFNVDFGTEDGYDYYFKMGSVKHTNDIYLKNYKDTVRLWNEMLDHPDYDQHWKDRNVLTHLHDIKTAVLVTGGWYDAEDLYGAINTYKTLVKENPTTPIYFSMGPFVHGGWSRGPGDHLGDVEFGGAQGEYYREKIEFAFFSHYLKGTDTDIPRISTFETGVNQWKNYKTWPPKEAVEKNLYFLPGGKLSFDEPTNTGDDNDAFISDPNKPVPFIEQIDNDMKREYMTADQRFASRRPDVLTYETDVLDNDVTLAGNIWANLKVSTTGTDADWVVKVIDVYPDSTKDNKFTDKDTHLSGYQQMVRSEAMRGKYRNGFDKPEPFVPGEISPVNFELQDILHTFKKGHRIMVQVQSTWFPLIDRNPQVFENIMKAGDNDFKKATNKVYTSKDHPSYLKVRVM encoded by the coding sequence ATGAAGAAATACCTCCTCATCGCTTTAAGCATAATGCTTTTTGCTGCTACTTCTTTTAATGCTTCTGCACAGAAATTACAAGGTCCGGATGCCGACTATATAAAGGCCAACTACACCAAGTACGAATACCAGATACCCATGCGCGATGGTAAAAAGCTGTTCACATCAGTTTACGTACCTAAAGATCAATCAAAAAAATATCCATTCATGATGGACCGCACGCCTTACAGCGTTGGTCCTTATGGCACTGATAAATATAAAGGCAGCCTGGGGCCGTCGTCATTATTTACGCACGATGGCTACATATTTGTTTACCAGGATGTGCGCGGCCGTTGGATGAGCGAAGGCATTTACCAGGAAATGACCCCTGAACTGGAATCACATAAAACAAAGAAAGACGTTGATGAAGGAACCGATACTTATGATACTATCGACTGGCTGTTAAAGCATATCCCTAATAACAACGGTAAAGTGGGCGTTTGGGGAATTTCATACCCGGGTTTTTATACCACCACCTCATTGCTGAGCCGCCACCCGGCATTGGTTGCTGCATCGCCGCAGGCGCCAATTGCTGATCTGTACCGCGATGACGCTTTCCATAATGGCGCGTTTATGCTGGTAGCCAATTTTGGTTTCTACCCGTTCTTTACCAACAGACAGGATGATAAGCCAACCCAGGCTCAGGGCTTTAATGTTGATTTTGGTACCGAAGATGGGTATGATTACTATTTTAAAATGGGATCGGTTAAGCATACTAATGATATTTATCTGAAAAATTATAAGGATACGGTACGCCTGTGGAATGAGATGCTGGATCACCCGGATTATGACCAGCACTGGAAAGACCGTAATGTATTAACTCACCTGCACGATATTAAAACCGCTGTGCTGGTTACAGGTGGCTGGTACGATGCTGAGGACTTATATGGCGCTATAAACACTTATAAAACATTGGTAAAGGAAAACCCAACCACGCCAATATATTTCTCTATGGGGCCATTTGTACATGGCGGCTGGTCGCGCGGGCCGGGCGATCATTTAGGGGATGTTGAGTTCGGAGGAGCGCAGGGAGAATACTATCGTGAAAAGATAGAATTTGCTTTCTTCAGCCACTATTTAAAAGGAACCGATACCGATATCCCACGCATCTCAACTTTTGAGACCGGTGTAAACCAATGGAAAAACTATAAAACATGGCCACCAAAGGAAGCTGTTGAAAAGAACCTTTATTTTTTACCAGGTGGCAAGCTATCATTTGATGAGCCAACAAATACCGGCGATGATAACGACGCATTTATATCAGACCCAAACAAACCGGTACCGTTTATTGAACAAATTGATAACGACATGAAGCGTGAGTACATGACCGCCGATCAGCGTTTCGCCAGTCGCCGCCCTGATGTATTAACTTATGAAACTGATGTGCTGGATAATGATGTAACGCTGGCAGGCAACATATGGGCCAACCTAAAGGTATCAACCACCGGTACCGATGCTGATTGGGTAGTTAAGGTGATTGACGTTTACCCGGATTCAACCAAAGACAATAAATTTACGGATAAGGATACGCACCTCTCAGGCTATCAGCAAATGGTACGCAGCGAGGCTATGCGCGGTAAATACCGTAATGGCTTTGATAAACCCGAGCCATTTGTGCCCGGCGAAATAAGCCCGGTAAACTTTGAACTACAGGATATACTGCACACCTTTAAAAAGGGCCACCGCATAATGGTGCAGGTACAAAGCACCTGGTTCCCGCTGATTGACCGTAACCCGCAGGTGTTTGAAAACATTATGAAAGCTGGCGATAACGACTTTAAAAAGGCCACCAACAAGGTATATACTTCAAAGGATCATCCGAGCTATTTGAAGGTGAGGGTGATGTAA
- a CDS encoding DUF1801 domain-containing protein, with amino-acid sequence MLREIDDYFLQKDEPVKGCLLFLRDYIQHFDTNITEAWKYKMPFYCYKGKMFCYLWVHKKNGLPYIGIVEGKKIDHPGLIIENRSRMTIFLIDPNKDLPVDEISAILKMVLGLYK; translated from the coding sequence ATGCTCAGAGAAATAGATGACTACTTCCTGCAAAAAGATGAACCGGTGAAAGGTTGCCTGTTATTTTTGAGGGATTATATTCAGCATTTCGATACAAATATTACCGAAGCGTGGAAGTATAAAATGCCATTCTATTGCTATAAGGGCAAGATGTTCTGCTACCTGTGGGTGCATAAAAAGAATGGCCTGCCTTATATCGGCATAGTTGAGGGCAAGAAAATAGATCACCCCGGACTGATCATTGAAAACCGCTCCCGCATGACTATATTCCTGATCGATCCGAATAAAGACCTGCCGGTTGATGAGATCAGCGCCATCTTAAAAATGGTGCTTGGACTTTATAAATAA
- a CDS encoding thioredoxin family protein: MKISLALMFMLLSFGSFAQTTPAPATDVLKTAYTKAQNEHKTVLLMFHASWCGWCKKMTASIEDPTCSKFFDDNYIVVYLDVLERDDKKDLENAGGLDVMKSFNGDPKGGIPFWVFIDANGKALGNSYLPPANGTPATSKDNVGCPAADNEVAYFVSLLKSTSKLTDDQLATIKTRFLKNAPVSSNAN, from the coding sequence ATGAAAATATCACTTGCGCTAATGTTTATGCTGCTGAGTTTTGGCAGCTTTGCCCAAACCACACCTGCTCCCGCTACGGACGTATTGAAAACCGCTTATACTAAGGCCCAAAACGAGCATAAAACCGTATTGTTAATGTTCCATGCTTCATGGTGCGGCTGGTGTAAAAAGATGACCGCATCAATTGAAGACCCTACCTGCAGTAAGTTTTTTGATGACAACTATATTGTTGTTTACCTTGACGTACTGGAACGCGATGACAAAAAAGATCTTGAAAACGCCGGTGGACTTGATGTTATGAAAAGCTTTAATGGCGACCCTAAAGGTGGTATACCTTTTTGGGTATTTATAGATGCGAATGGCAAAGCTTTGGGTAATTCCTATTTGCCACCTGCAAATGGCACGCCTGCCACATCCAAAGATAATGTTGGCTGCCCTGCCGCCGATAACGAAGTGGCTTATTTTGTAAGCCTGCTAAAATCAACCTCGAAACTAACAGACGACCAGTTAGCAACAATAAAAACCCGCTTTTTGAAGAATGCGCCGGTAAGTAGTAATGCGAATTAG